In Eubalaena glacialis isolate mEubGla1 chromosome 2, mEubGla1.1.hap2.+ XY, whole genome shotgun sequence, a single genomic region encodes these proteins:
- the HDDC3 gene encoding guanosine-3',5'-bis(diphosphate) 3'-pyrophosphohydrolase MESH1 encodes MGSEAAQLLEAADFAARKHQWQRRKDPEGTPYINHPIGVARILTHEAGISDIVVLQAALLHDTVEDTDTTLDEVELHFGAQVRRLVEEVTDDKTLPKLERKRLQVEQAPHSSPGAKLVKLADKLYNLRDLNRCTPEGWSEHRVQEYFEWAAQVVKGLQGTNQQLEDALKQLFKERGLTL; translated from the exons ATGGGCTCCGAGGCGGCTCAGCTGTTGGAGGCTGCTGACTTCGCGGCTCGCAAGCACCAATGGCAGCGGCGGAAGGACCCCGAAGGGACCCCCTACATCAATCACCCTATCG GTGTGGCTCGTATCCTGACCCACGAGGCAGGAATCTCTGACATTGTGGTGTTACAG GCAGCCCTGCTCCATGACACGGTGGAGGACACAGACACCACCCTGGATGAGGTGGAGCTGCACTTTGGGGCACAAGTGCGGCGTCTGGTGGAGGAGGTAACAGATGACAAGACTCTGCCCAAGCTGGAGAGAAAGCGGCTGCAGGTGGAGCAGGCACCCCACAGCAGCCCCGGGGCTAAACTGGTGAAGCTGGCAGACAAGCTGTACAATCTGAGGGACCTGAATCGCTGCACCCCAGAGG GATGGTCCGAACACCGAGTCCAGGAATACTTCGAGTGGGCAGCACAGGTGGTGAAGGGGCTTCAGGGGACAAACCAACAGCTGGAAGACGCTCTAAAGCAGCTGTTTAAGGAGCGGGGGCTGACACTCTGA